One part of the Tunicatimonas pelagia genome encodes these proteins:
- a CDS encoding SMP-30/gluconolactonase/LRE family protein, translating into MKAALQLKWNAIVGEGPVWDYRQHCLYWVDILRGHIYKYDPQTGDNQIFEMGQYVGAAVPRSKEGLIVALQHGFGLYDEENKALTMLNDPETHLPKNRFNDGKVDAKGRLWAGTMQIDPKEPQGSLYVLDTTHKVEQKLDNIYISNGLIWSPDNQWFYFIDSLKGGVDCYRFDLETAAITYEREVLAIDPKVGVPDGMTIDEEGNLWVAVYDGGRVIAVNPNTGKIIQQIDVPAKKTSSCTFGGENLDTLFITTISENTDPNDEPLAGSLFSVKPGVRGIKANFYAG; encoded by the coding sequence ATGAAAGCAGCGTTGCAGCTAAAATGGAATGCTATAGTAGGTGAAGGTCCTGTTTGGGATTATCGCCAGCATTGTCTGTATTGGGTAGACATATTACGCGGACACATATATAAATATGACCCACAAACTGGCGATAACCAGATTTTTGAAATGGGGCAATACGTGGGAGCCGCAGTACCCCGGAGTAAAGAGGGATTGATTGTAGCATTACAGCACGGCTTTGGTTTATACGATGAAGAAAACAAAGCACTAACCATGCTTAATGATCCAGAAACTCATCTACCCAAGAATCGATTTAACGATGGTAAAGTAGATGCTAAGGGAAGGCTCTGGGCGGGTACGATGCAGATTGATCCAAAAGAGCCACAGGGTAGTCTATATGTGCTGGATACTACGCATAAAGTAGAGCAAAAACTAGATAATATCTACATTTCTAACGGATTAATTTGGTCGCCGGATAATCAGTGGTTTTACTTCATCGACTCACTCAAAGGCGGCGTAGATTGTTATCGTTTTGACTTGGAAACAGCTGCTATTACTTACGAACGTGAGGTGCTTGCTATTGACCCAAAAGTAGGTGTACCCGACGGAATGACCATTGATGAAGAGGGTAACCTATGGGTAGCCGTTTACGATGGGGGACGCGTTATTGCGGTTAATCCCAACACAGGAAAAATTATTCAACAAATTGATGTTCCAGCGAAGAAAACGTCGAGTTGTACCTTTGGCGGAGAAAACTTAGACACATTATTTATCACTACTATTTCGGAAAACACCGATCCGAACGATGAACCATTGGCCGGATCGCTATTTTCGGTAAAGCCGGGGGTGAGAGGGATAAAGGCTAATTTTTACGCGGGCTAA
- a CDS encoding ISKra4 family transposase, whose translation MEVKEAKINQIRQHLDQIIAQMDARSKEGMRIHQVERSLFTSLLQLGFQLLEYYILSIQQVVAVQGVPVDRAGEKMKNTGLRSRPYRSIFGPLSIARPKYYSTTGKSYYRLDEALGLPKSNYSYVLDDWLGYGATEMDFAQSAEQLERILGHPLRGMQSQRCSYRLCEQVKDFYEQQAWENIEDGTHLSVGFDGKGVPIRRSETQRAEESTAVRLSKGQKKGVKKEATVSLSSSFTPRPRQAQELLESLFCPTHEPQKPDGGHTWHEHKHLRAFLSDKVGAIRYGVENLLRRDASAKKPIIVLIDGDRALEKAVRQVVEEKKVTHRVEAYVLDFIHLLEYVWKVANAHWGEKHPNRFAWVRSQAALLLDSQHDEVRQQWQVILQQATLSQYKRDTVQRAITYLTNHQHMVDYKTYLQLGFPITTGAVESACGHFVKSRMERNGMHWGKQGAQNMLNLRAVRKNGDWDNYLQTVVKHEQQALYQKAA comes from the coding sequence ATGGAAGTAAAGGAAGCAAAAATCAACCAGATAAGACAACACTTAGATCAGATAATAGCCCAAATGGATGCCCGAAGTAAAGAAGGAATGAGAATTCATCAGGTAGAGCGGTCTTTGTTTACCAGTTTATTGCAGTTAGGTTTTCAACTGTTAGAATACTACATTTTGAGTATACAACAGGTAGTCGCTGTTCAGGGGGTTCCCGTTGATCGTGCAGGGGAAAAGATGAAGAACACCGGGCTGCGTAGTCGGCCTTACCGAAGCATTTTTGGCCCGTTATCCATTGCCCGCCCCAAGTATTACTCAACCACTGGTAAGAGCTATTACCGGCTGGACGAAGCGTTGGGCTTACCCAAGAGCAACTATTCTTACGTATTGGATGATTGGTTAGGGTATGGGGCCACCGAGATGGACTTTGCCCAAAGTGCTGAGCAGTTGGAGCGCATCTTAGGTCATCCCCTAAGGGGTATGCAAAGCCAACGGTGTAGTTACAGGCTTTGCGAGCAAGTAAAAGACTTTTATGAGCAACAAGCCTGGGAAAACATAGAAGATGGTACTCATTTGAGCGTAGGCTTTGACGGTAAGGGGGTGCCCATTCGTCGCAGCGAAACTCAGCGAGCTGAGGAAAGTACGGCGGTTCGTCTGAGCAAAGGACAGAAGAAGGGGGTCAAAAAAGAAGCCACAGTAAGCCTGAGCAGTTCGTTTACCCCGCGGCCCCGGCAGGCTCAAGAACTCTTAGAGAGCTTGTTTTGCCCTACCCATGAGCCGCAGAAGCCCGATGGAGGGCATACCTGGCACGAGCACAAGCATCTACGAGCCTTTCTCTCAGACAAGGTAGGGGCCATCCGCTACGGGGTGGAAAACCTACTTCGGCGCGATGCTAGTGCAAAAAAGCCGATCATCGTTTTGATAGACGGTGACCGAGCCTTAGAAAAAGCAGTTCGGCAAGTGGTAGAAGAAAAGAAAGTTACCCATCGGGTAGAGGCCTACGTACTGGATTTTATTCACTTGCTAGAGTACGTTTGGAAGGTGGCTAACGCTCATTGGGGGGAGAAGCATCCCAATCGTTTTGCTTGGGTGAGAAGCCAAGCCGCCTTGTTACTAGACAGCCAGCATGATGAGGTACGACAGCAATGGCAAGTTATCTTGCAACAGGCTACCTTGTCTCAATACAAGCGTGACACTGTCCAACGAGCCATCACCTACCTGACCAACCATCAGCATATGGTAGATTACAAAACCTATCTACAGCTAGGATTTCCTATCACCACCGGAGCGGTGGAAAGTGCCTGTGGACATTTTGTAAAGAGCCGTATGGAGAGAAACGGCATGCATTGGGGAAAACAAGGTGCGCAGAATATGCTCAACCTACGAGCCGTCAGAAAGAACGGCGATTGGGACAACTACCTACAAACAGTAGTCAAACACGAACAACAAGCTCTTTACCAAAAAGCTGCCTGA
- a CDS encoding enoyl-CoA hydratase/isomerase family protein: MFQHIIYEVSAGIGKITLNRPEVYNALNNQIKVELKQAFSQVQEDSTVRAVILTGGGSAFCSGQDLKAAQTELKNTTYSEAVRTYYNPLILAMRDLPKPIICQLNGVAAGAGCSLALACDVIVASDDASLAELFVGIGLVMDSGSTYFLPRMVGSLRAFELASTGRTVSAEEAVQIGLANQVVPADQLENTVNQLAQKYAQAPTKTIGMIKQMLNQSYEMSLAEVLDYEAQIQDQAAATEDHQEGILAFLEKRKPKFRGK, encoded by the coding sequence ATGTTTCAACATATTATTTACGAAGTAAGCGCCGGAATTGGAAAAATTACACTGAATCGGCCTGAGGTGTACAATGCACTGAACAATCAGATAAAAGTAGAACTCAAGCAGGCATTCAGTCAAGTGCAGGAAGATTCAACCGTGCGAGCGGTCATTCTTACGGGAGGTGGTTCGGCATTTTGTTCGGGGCAAGACTTAAAAGCGGCTCAAACTGAACTAAAGAATACAACGTATTCCGAAGCTGTGCGAACGTATTATAACCCGCTAATTCTTGCGATGCGCGATTTGCCTAAACCCATTATTTGCCAGCTCAACGGTGTGGCTGCCGGGGCTGGGTGCTCATTGGCGCTGGCCTGCGATGTGATCGTTGCCAGCGATGATGCTAGTTTGGCGGAGCTTTTTGTAGGTATTGGCTTAGTAATGGATTCTGGTTCTACCTATTTTCTGCCCCGCATGGTTGGCTCGCTACGGGCGTTTGAACTAGCGAGTACCGGGCGAACGGTAAGTGCTGAAGAAGCCGTTCAAATCGGATTAGCTAATCAGGTAGTGCCTGCTGACCAGTTAGAGAATACGGTGAATCAACTGGCTCAGAAGTATGCCCAAGCCCCAACCAAAACCATTGGTATGATTAAGCAGATGCTCAATCAATCTTATGAAATGAGTTTGGCTGAAGTACTAGACTACGAAGCCCAAATTCAAGATCAGGCTGCTGCTACCGAAGACCATCAAGAGGGAATCTTAGCCTTTTTGGAGAAGAGAAAGCCCAAATTTCGGGGGAAGTGA
- a CDS encoding DUF6443 domain-containing protein — translation MIILTGNCNQSSPYNYVQVEAVRSRGKKHEFNLSFLSNGELRTSYDYLDGLGRTVQQVDQAASPAGNDVVLPVEYDALGRTPKQYLPYVASGQSGNYRAGAISDQASFYQTNGDKITNTTHPFSQSVYDRSPLNRIIEQGSVGIAFQPVADNPNNYTIKQSYQTNNANEVRRWQYNYTNQTISSNNFYGLNQLYVSEVRDEDNDAVWEYQDKRGQTVLKKVEGDTEDLYTYYVHDAFNRLRLVKDQRRDICQWYQYKTVDSE, via the coding sequence ATGATTATCCTTACAGGTAATTGCAATCAGTCATCACCTTATAATTACGTACAAGTAGAAGCTGTAAGAAGCCGGGGAAAGAAGCACGAATTTAATTTGAGCTTCTTAAGCAACGGTGAGCTACGTACTTCTTACGACTACCTAGATGGATTGGGGCGCACGGTGCAGCAAGTAGACCAAGCCGCCAGTCCGGCGGGAAACGATGTGGTGCTGCCCGTAGAGTACGACGCGCTGGGGCGCACTCCCAAACAGTACTTGCCCTACGTAGCTAGTGGGCAAAGTGGCAACTACCGAGCCGGGGCTATTAGCGATCAAGCTAGCTTCTACCAAACCAACGGCGATAAGATTACCAATACTACCCATCCGTTTAGCCAGAGTGTGTACGATCGCTCACCCTTGAACCGAATTATAGAGCAAGGATCAGTAGGAATAGCTTTTCAACCAGTAGCCGACAACCCCAATAACTACACTATAAAACAGTCGTACCAAACTAATAATGCCAACGAAGTACGGCGTTGGCAGTATAACTACACCAACCAAACCATTAGTAGTAACAATTTTTACGGACTAAACCAACTTTACGTCAGCGAAGTGAGGGACGAAGACAATGATGCCGTGTGGGAGTACCAAGATAAACGAGGGCAAACCGTGCTGAAGAAAGTGGAAGGTGATACCGAAGATTTGTATACTTACTACGTGCACGATGCGTTTAACCGCCTACGACTGGTAAAAGACCAACGCCGCGATATTTGCCAATGGTACCAGTATAAAACTGTTGATAGTGAGTGA